A stretch of Shinella zoogloeoides DNA encodes these proteins:
- a CDS encoding VOC family protein, translated as MSVIREIGEIMQLGYVPADFDATLEFWIKTMGAGPFYVMQGRLAETSSHRGKDSNPDLTIALGYWDDMQIEIVRQNDDTPSLYREWREADGQGLHHICVLTDDMDRARTIMTAAGAEIIFEGSAIGAAWFYADTGGGPGTMVEVSRQSQQSAALMAMIRDASRAWDGSDPIRFL; from the coding sequence ATGTCGGTGATACGGGAAATCGGCGAGATCATGCAGTTGGGCTACGTGCCGGCTGATTTCGATGCCACGCTCGAATTCTGGATAAAGACGATGGGAGCCGGCCCATTCTATGTGATGCAGGGACGACTCGCCGAGACATCCAGCCATCGCGGCAAGGACTCGAACCCGGACCTGACGATCGCGCTCGGCTATTGGGACGACATGCAGATCGAGATCGTGCGGCAGAATGACGACACCCCCAGCCTCTATCGGGAGTGGCGGGAGGCCGATGGCCAGGGCTTGCACCACATTTGCGTGCTGACCGACGACATGGACCGCGCCAGGACGATCATGACGGCGGCGGGAGCGGAGATCATCTTCGAAGGCTCTGCCATCGGCGCCGCATGGTTCTATGCCGACACTGGCGGCGGTCCCGGCACGATGGTCGAGGTTTCGCGTCAATCGCAACAGTCGGCCGCGTTGATGGCGATGATACGGGACGCGAGCCGTGCGTGGGACGGATCGGACCCTATCCGGTTCCTATAG
- a CDS encoding pentapeptide repeat-containing protein: MEFEEAIRRTEPTEDVTFEGVDISEYHLHEVNFSKCSFIDCNFNAARISNSSFVNCSFRGCSFQDAVFTDCAFCGDAEDSGSRWVQANLADVEFKKCNLSHNTMAGGAAFRARFVECKAVGIKFSAEVYRPARRRIGAVTFSHCAMMFSAFGPGDYRDCIFEHCDLRDCDFSESNCANASFFSSNLNNARFLRSNLDGANLARAQIEGFQLTDLSSYTDITLSRDQHEQVLKSLSIQTFD, translated from the coding sequence ATGGAGTTCGAAGAGGCGATACGGCGAACCGAGCCGACAGAGGATGTCACGTTCGAAGGCGTCGATATTTCCGAGTATCATCTTCACGAGGTGAACTTCAGTAAGTGCTCGTTCATCGATTGCAATTTCAACGCCGCCCGCATCTCGAATTCGAGTTTCGTCAATTGCAGTTTCCGTGGATGCAGCTTTCAGGATGCCGTGTTCACCGACTGCGCCTTTTGCGGCGACGCGGAAGACAGCGGCAGCCGATGGGTGCAAGCGAACCTGGCGGATGTCGAATTCAAGAAGTGCAATCTCAGCCACAACACCATGGCCGGCGGAGCCGCGTTTCGAGCGCGGTTCGTCGAATGCAAGGCTGTCGGGATTAAGTTTTCGGCCGAAGTCTATCGCCCCGCTAGGCGGCGTATCGGAGCTGTGACCTTCTCTCATTGCGCCATGATGTTCAGCGCGTTCGGTCCCGGCGACTATCGCGACTGCATATTCGAGCACTGCGATCTGCGCGACTGCGATTTCTCGGAAAGCAACTGCGCGAATGCGAGCTTCTTTTCCTCCAACCTCAACAATGCGCGGTTTCTCCGCTCCAATCTGGACGGGGCCAATCTCGCGAGGGCGCAGATCGAAGGTTTCCAGTTGACCGATCTTTCCTCCTACACCGACATCACGCTCAGCCGGGACCAGCACGAACAGGTGCTCAAATCCCTTTCCATCCAGACCTTCGATTGA
- a CDS encoding pentapeptide repeat-containing protein, translated as MFVLISISNPHRHLQRVFLMTTHSAPDATLKTVDGGAPSRAEIAALAAERRPIRLVNCELEEADLSNIDMTGWHFADCILKRANFTSATLEEAKFVSCRGAFVDFTAARLAEATIEKCDFNNGKFGGATVTQANFIGCKLTGADFTRARTTAVVFKETTLSAARLPGVSFRKVEIERVDFSLADLAKCDFREAIFFDSSLREANLVDARFEGADLRGADLGGIRLDDARKFKGATISRDQAGALLAEMGLRVH; from the coding sequence ATGTTCGTATTGATTAGCATATCGAATCCTCACCGACATCTCCAGCGGGTCTTTCTCATGACGACACATTCAGCGCCCGACGCGACGCTCAAGACGGTTGACGGCGGCGCGCCTTCCCGCGCCGAGATCGCGGCCCTGGCTGCCGAGAGGCGACCAATACGTCTCGTGAACTGCGAGTTGGAAGAGGCCGACCTTTCCAACATCGACATGACGGGTTGGCACTTTGCGGATTGCATCCTGAAGCGCGCCAATTTCACCAGCGCCACGCTTGAAGAGGCCAAGTTCGTCAGTTGCCGGGGAGCGTTCGTCGATTTCACGGCGGCGAGGCTCGCTGAGGCGACCATCGAGAAGTGCGATTTCAACAATGGCAAGTTCGGAGGGGCGACCGTCACCCAGGCGAACTTCATCGGGTGCAAACTCACTGGCGCCGACTTCACCAGAGCGCGCACCACCGCCGTCGTCTTCAAGGAAACCACTCTGTCGGCGGCACGCCTTCCGGGTGTTTCGTTCCGCAAGGTGGAGATCGAGCGGGTGGATTTCAGTTTGGCCGACCTCGCCAAATGCGATTTCCGGGAGGCCATCTTTTTCGATTCAAGTCTCAGGGAAGCCAATCTCGTGGATGCCCGTTTCGAGGGCGCGGATTTGCGCGGCGCGGACCTGGGCGGCATTCGGCTCGATGATGCTCGCAAGTTCAAGGGAGCGACGATCTCGCGCGACCAGGCCGGGGCTCTCCTTGCCGAAATGGGCTTGCGGGTTCACTGA
- a CDS encoding helix-turn-helix domain-containing protein, whose translation MSRAKTIDENTILDAAEAVIREDGAAGLTIEAVARKAGVSVGGLQLLVPLERRSHRRHVRTMGP comes from the coding sequence GTGAGCCGGGCCAAGACAATTGACGAGAACACGATCCTCGACGCGGCAGAGGCAGTCATTCGGGAAGACGGAGCGGCGGGCCTGACCATCGAGGCGGTGGCAAGGAAAGCCGGCGTATCGGTCGGTGGGCTGCAATTACTCGTTCCGCTCGAAAGACGCTCTCATCGCCGGCATGTTCGAACGATGGGGCCGTGA
- a CDS encoding TetR/AcrR family transcriptional regulator: protein MGCNYSFRSKDALIAGMFERWGREYEADLTSLYPKPVNALDEARRDIVVGFKQSVTAKKKAASIIAALLRSPEHLAPVKRWYQSRLSGIDMATEEGRKARLAFLAAEGAFMLRFMGLREIQDTEWQEIMDDVLALLE, encoded by the coding sequence GTGGGCTGCAATTACTCGTTCCGCTCGAAAGACGCTCTCATCGCCGGCATGTTCGAACGATGGGGCCGTGAGTATGAAGCCGACCTGACTTCCCTCTATCCCAAACCTGTCAATGCCCTTGATGAAGCGCGCCGGGATATCGTGGTCGGCTTCAAGCAAAGCGTAACCGCGAAGAAGAAAGCGGCCAGCATCATTGCGGCGCTTCTGCGCTCACCTGAGCATTTGGCCCCCGTGAAAAGATGGTATCAAAGCCGCCTGAGCGGGATCGACATGGCTACGGAGGAAGGCAGGAAAGCACGTCTGGCTTTTCTGGCAGCCGAAGGCGCGTTCATGCTTCGGTTTATGGGGCTGCGCGAAATTCAGGACACGGAGTGGCAAGAAATAATGGATGACGTATTGGCGCTGCTGGAATAA
- a CDS encoding DNA methyltransferase — translation MTGNAKAPRNVIFNADCINVMQAFDTGTVDFILTDPPYVTRFRDRRGRTVANDDNGRWLRPAFRQMHRVLKDGGFAVSFYGWNKVDLFMDAWKAAGFRVVGHLVFRKRYASSARFLRYEHEQAYLLAKGNPARPARPIPDVLDFPYTGNRLHPTQKPVEALAPLIEAFTRPGDLVLDPFCGSGSTLAAAHQLGRDWTGIELENGHYRTAGKRLAAQQHQRAAA, via the coding sequence ATGACCGGCAACGCCAAAGCCCCCCGCAACGTGATTTTCAATGCCGATTGCATCAACGTAATGCAGGCTTTTGACACCGGCACGGTAGATTTCATCCTGACCGATCCGCCCTATGTGACACGCTTCCGCGATCGGCGGGGCCGCACCGTCGCCAATGACGATAACGGCCGTTGGCTCCGCCCTGCCTTCCGGCAGATGCACCGCGTTTTGAAGGACGGCGGCTTTGCGGTTTCCTTCTACGGTTGGAACAAGGTCGATTTGTTCATGGACGCATGGAAGGCGGCAGGCTTCCGCGTCGTCGGGCATCTTGTGTTCCGCAAGCGTTATGCGTCGTCGGCCCGCTTCCTTCGCTATGAGCACGAGCAAGCCTATTTGCTGGCGAAGGGTAATCCGGCCCGGCCCGCGCGTCCTATCCCCGATGTGCTTGACTTCCCCTATACCGGGAACCGGCTGCATCCGACGCAGAAGCCGGTCGAGGCGCTGGCCCCGTTGATCGAGGCTTTCACACGGCCGGGCGACCTTGTGCTGGACCCGTTTTGCGGCAGCGGTTCGACACTCGCGGCAGCTCACCAGCTTGGCCGGGATTGGACCGGCATCGAACTAGAAAACGGACACTATCGCACCGCTGGCAAGCGGCTTGCCGCGCAGCAACATCAACGTGCGGCTGCATAG
- a CDS encoding transcriptional regulator domain-containing protein → MLPSIDWRSPAAYRHAKHIPAAGFAWEYLRRNDEYRHDFHTIALTGRPSDRALEAFAHRWGLRFPVRPRRAA, encoded by the coding sequence ATGCTACCAAGCATCGATTGGCGTTCACCGGCGGCATACAGGCATGCGAAGCACATTCCGGCCGCCGGTTTCGCCTGGGAATATCTACGCCGCAATGACGAGTATCGTCATGACTTCCACACCATCGCGCTGACCGGGCGGCCGAGCGACCGCGCGCTTGAAGCGTTCGCGCATCGCTGGGGCTTGCGATTTCCCGTGCGACCCCGACGCGCCGCATGA
- a CDS encoding DUF2285 domain-containing protein: protein MKRSRIAGACDFPCDPDAPHDRQPPFWSPSLQPQAVMLSPVDHNDSDTEPTLTLAHLDGLDLRRAADGWHGIWRADGVAHQFWLPETVPDAAAFYAVTLPMDSFLELRAHAARRFWRSLDGRVPGPDFRAVPAQLRQWHILSLRALDARLRGESYRIIAEVLLAFRGSKEDFENDPRKNKARRLVAHGIKMMRGGYRLLLHYPIKPGKR from the coding sequence TTGAAGCGTTCGCGCATCGCTGGGGCTTGCGATTTCCCGTGCGACCCCGACGCGCCGCATGACCGGCAACCGCCGTTCTGGAGTCCGAGCCTTCAACCGCAAGCGGTGATGCTGTCGCCGGTCGATCACAACGACAGCGACACCGAACCGACATTGACGCTAGCGCATCTCGACGGCCTCGATCTGCGCCGCGCAGCCGATGGCTGGCATGGTATCTGGCGGGCGGATGGCGTCGCGCATCAATTCTGGCTGCCCGAGACGGTGCCGGACGCAGCCGCGTTTTACGCCGTCACGCTGCCGATGGACTCCTTTCTGGAGCTTCGCGCTCACGCCGCCCGCCGTTTTTGGCGATCACTCGACGGCCGTGTGCCCGGTCCCGATTTTCGAGCGGTCCCCGCCCAGCTCCGGCAATGGCATATCCTGTCGTTGCGCGCGCTCGACGCGCGGCTGCGCGGCGAGAGCTATCGCATCATCGCCGAAGTCCTGCTTGCCTTTCGCGGCTCCAAGGAGGATTTCGAGAACGACCCGCGCAAGAACAAGGCCCGCCGCCTGGTCGCGCATGGCATCAAGATGATGCGGGGCGGCTATCGCTTGCTGCTCCACTATCCGATCAAGCCCGGCAAGCGGTGA
- a CDS encoding DNA -binding domain-containing protein yields MRVPVELDPGVDDEAPTGDDITTYDERHFVTYLRLLDAKAEGADWKEVALIVLHRDPAAEELRTRRCWQSHLERAQWLSREGYRKILEQAAANRR; encoded by the coding sequence ATGCGAGTGCCAGTCGAACTTGATCCTGGCGTGGATGATGAGGCGCCGACAGGCGACGACATCACAACCTATGACGAGCGGCACTTCGTGACGTATTTGCGTTTACTGGATGCCAAGGCGGAAGGCGCGGACTGGAAGGAAGTCGCGCTTATCGTCCTGCACCGCGATCCGGCCGCCGAGGAACTTCGAACGCGCCGGTGCTGGCAAAGCCACCTCGAACGTGCGCAATGGCTTTCGCGTGAGGGCTATCGGAAGATTTTGGAACAGGCCGCTGCCAACAGGCGATAG
- a CDS encoding helix-turn-helix transcriptional regulator → MANPLAGLPPRLLRTKEAARFLGISIRTLEKHRTYGTGPTYRKIGGRVLYAVEDLQAWTAIGARKSTRDETAGRVFPARPLTPDERGEQ, encoded by the coding sequence ATGGCCAACCCGCTGGCGGGCCTGCCGCCACGACTTTTGCGCACGAAGGAGGCCGCGCGCTTCCTTGGCATTTCCATCCGCACCCTTGAGAAACATCGCACCTACGGGACCGGCCCGACCTATCGCAAGATCGGCGGGCGCGTCCTCTATGCGGTTGAGGACTTGCAAGCCTGGACTGCAATCGGCGCGCGGAAATCCACCCGCGACGAGACCGCCGGCCGCGTCTTTCCGGCCCGTCCGCTGACCCCCGATGAGCGAGGCGAACAGTGA
- a CDS encoding DUF2840 domain-containing protein: MSRRAHRGENGPAPFTTLVELTFEKRKVEHWIRFGRKSYEQIIDRRRSVVGFAPNSIFAFVRWESGEHGTVVSRIDIVRASGRGEPFQTLPFVRPGGEILLRLDGWPKVQRALAAIDAVDALGLDPADASPDHWRHVHNRLTANLEPHAYTPERHAAWLHRRRIEP, encoded by the coding sequence GTGAGTCGTCGTGCGCATCGCGGTGAGAATGGACCCGCGCCTTTCACCACATTGGTCGAGCTAACCTTCGAGAAACGCAAGGTCGAGCATTGGATACGCTTCGGCCGTAAGAGCTACGAACAGATCATCGACCGTCGCCGAAGTGTCGTCGGCTTTGCTCCGAACAGCATCTTCGCCTTCGTCCGTTGGGAGTCGGGCGAGCACGGCACGGTTGTTTCGCGCATCGACATTGTGCGCGCCAGTGGACGGGGAGAACCGTTCCAGACATTGCCCTTCGTCCGCCCCGGCGGCGAAATCCTGTTGCGGCTCGACGGCTGGCCGAAGGTGCAGCGCGCGCTTGCAGCCATCGACGCCGTGGATGCGCTCGGCCTCGATCCGGCCGACGCCTCGCCGGATCACTGGCGGCACGTCCACAACCGTTTGACCGCCAATCTGGAGCCGCACGCCTACACGCCCGAGCGACATGCCGCTTGGCTTCATCGCCGAAGGATTGAGCCATGA
- a CDS encoding S26 family signal peptidase, with translation MTRRRTLKATALAVLGIAAASAVETPTKLIWNATASAPVGFYTVESADRLDVPELVAVMPPEPLAGFMVERGYIAQGVPLLKRVLGLPGQRVCRLRSTITVDGIEMGEALERDSLGRDLPVWQGCRVIGGDQLFLMNWEVRDSLDGRYFGPVPAASVIGRAVPLWTDEEGVGRYEWRAPTH, from the coding sequence ATGACGCGCCGCCGCACCCTTAAAGCGACGGCGTTGGCGGTGCTCGGCATCGCGGCTGCCAGCGCGGTCGAGACGCCGACGAAACTCATATGGAACGCCACCGCCAGCGCGCCAGTCGGGTTCTATACCGTCGAGTCAGCCGACCGGCTCGACGTGCCCGAGCTGGTCGCCGTCATGCCGCCCGAACCGCTCGCCGGCTTCATGGTCGAGCGCGGCTATATCGCGCAAGGCGTCCCGCTCTTGAAGCGCGTGCTCGGCCTGCCGGGACAGCGGGTTTGTCGCTTGCGATCCACGATCACGGTTGACGGGATCGAGATGGGCGAGGCGCTGGAGCGCGACAGCCTCGGCCGCGATCTGCCCGTCTGGCAGGGCTGCCGCGTCATCGGCGGCGACCAGCTTTTCCTCATGAATTGGGAAGTCCGCGACAGCCTCGACGGCCGTTACTTCGGACCCGTCCCCGCAGCTTCCGTCATTGGCCGAGCGGTCCCGCTCTGGACCGACGAGGAAGGCGTCGGCCGCTACGAGTGGCGCGCGCCGACGCACTGA
- a CDS encoding DUF736 domain-containing protein — protein MAEIGTFTRTETGYAGELHSFGLHEKLFIVPAKPSDAKNAPDYRVRLDSEDGPDAGPAWKDSSENAGEFVSMRLEGPIFPSPIRAKLFQSNDDPSVWTLRWKHARKIEDEE, from the coding sequence ATGGCAGAGATAGGCACCTTCACCCGCACCGAAACCGGCTATGCCGGGGAGCTTCATTCGTTCGGACTCCACGAAAAGCTGTTCATCGTCCCGGCCAAACCGAGCGACGCAAAAAACGCCCCCGACTATCGCGTGCGCCTCGATAGCGAGGACGGCCCGGACGCCGGACCCGCATGGAAAGACTCCAGCGAGAACGCTGGCGAGTTCGTATCGATGCGATTGGAGGGACCAATCTTTCCGTCCCCGATCCGCGCCAAACTGTTCCAGTCCAACGACGATCCTTCGGTCTGGACCCTACGTTGGAAGCACGCCCGGAAGATCGAGGATGAGGAATGA
- a CDS encoding lytic transglycosylase domain-containing protein, which translates to MKAARVRPTIRSKIGIPLFAEKPSHPFVPLGDQTAGARSVGQGRPSAGARALPLTAASTLAGWRRSGDRQAWRCAVLLLAGALSVCIGSGVAVAQSAPIERPAATHPYAAHIAEASQRFGIPEHWIRAVLRAESAGDVRAVSSAGAMGLMQVMPDTWAGLRVRYGLGRDPYDPRDNILAGTAYLREMFDRYGNVAAMLAAYNAGPSRYDEYLATGRTLPAETRAYVAALAPILGGAAATEPPSSAPPPPPDWREAPLFVMRPGDARAVAAPPSDAQSGDGRATVPARDPVDAESQGDSIFVADASGSGTP; encoded by the coding sequence ATGAAGGCCGCGCGCGTCCGGCCCACCATCCGGTCCAAGATCGGCATCCCTTTGTTCGCGGAAAAGCCGTCTCATCCCTTCGTCCCGCTCGGCGACCAGACGGCCGGCGCGCGCAGCGTTGGTCAGGGGCGGCCATCGGCCGGCGCTCGCGCCTTGCCCTTGACCGCAGCGAGCACGCTGGCAGGCTGGCGGCGAAGCGGAGACAGGCAGGCATGGCGTTGTGCCGTCCTGCTGCTGGCCGGCGCGCTTTCCGTCTGCATCGGATCGGGCGTCGCTGTCGCGCAATCCGCGCCCATCGAGCGCCCGGCCGCAACCCATCCCTATGCGGCCCACATCGCCGAGGCGTCGCAGCGGTTCGGCATCCCCGAGCACTGGATTCGCGCCGTGCTGCGCGCCGAAAGCGCGGGCGACGTGCGCGCGGTTTCGTCGGCCGGCGCGATGGGATTGATGCAGGTGATGCCCGACACATGGGCGGGCCTGCGCGTCCGCTACGGCCTCGGCCGCGATCCCTATGACCCGCGCGACAACATCCTCGCAGGCACGGCCTACCTGCGCGAAATGTTCGACCGCTACGGCAATGTCGCGGCGATGCTGGCGGCCTACAATGCCGGTCCCAGCCGCTATGACGAATACCTTGCGACCGGCCGCACCCTGCCGGCCGAGACGCGGGCCTATGTCGCCGCGCTCGCGCCGATCCTCGGCGGCGCGGCTGCAACCGAACCGCCGTCATCGGCACCGCCACCGCCGCCAGATTGGCGCGAGGCACCGCTGTTCGTCATGCGTCCGGGCGACGCGCGGGCTGTCGCCGCGCCGCCGTCCGACGCACAATCTGGCGACGGCCGCGCGACCGTTCCGGCGCGCGATCCCGTCGATGCAGAGTCGCAGGGCGACAGCATTTTCGTCGCCGACGCGAGCGGTTCGGGAACGCCATGA
- a CDS encoding DUF3363 domain-containing protein: protein MGLATEHAPGVWELSKDMEPALRELGERGDIIRTMQKALGPQGGERDPMSFQIHDGAPETPIVGRVVDKHLSDELGENLTIVVDGIDGRTHHIAGIAPERLEDARVCSVVQIGPAEATARPSERAIAAITEDGIYRPSRHLEQAKFEGRVPGGDYEGYVDAHVRRLEALRRAGIVERIDADQWRIPDDLVSRAAAYDAGRDRQASVRILSPVDLGKQIGSDGTTWLDRRLVHGETADLAPAGFGQQVREAMDQRREHHIEQGDATRARNGRIFYRRSLLATLREREVARIGAEMAEGKGLPFRAATDGENVSGKFTGTVQLSSGKFAVVEKSHEFTLVPWRPVIDRQLGREITGVVQGGSVSWQLGRRHDLGL from the coding sequence ATGGGACTGGCGACCGAGCACGCGCCCGGCGTTTGGGAGTTGAGCAAGGACATGGAGCCGGCCCTGCGCGAGTTGGGCGAGCGCGGCGACATTATCCGCACCATGCAGAAGGCGCTCGGCCCGCAGGGAGGCGAACGCGATCCCATGAGCTTTCAAATCCATGACGGAGCGCCAGAGACACCCATCGTCGGCCGCGTCGTGGACAAGCACCTGTCGGACGAGCTGGGCGAGAACCTGACCATTGTGGTGGACGGGATCGACGGCAGGACGCACCACATCGCAGGCATCGCGCCCGAGCGGCTGGAGGACGCCCGCGTTTGCAGCGTCGTCCAGATCGGCCCGGCCGAGGCGACCGCCCGACCGTCCGAACGCGCCATTGCCGCCATCACCGAGGACGGCATCTATCGTCCGAGCCGCCATCTGGAGCAGGCGAAGTTCGAGGGCCGCGTTCCGGGCGGCGATTATGAGGGCTATGTCGATGCCCATGTCCGGCGACTGGAGGCATTGCGCCGCGCCGGGATCGTCGAGAGGATCGACGCCGACCAATGGCGCATCCCCGATGATCTGGTCAGCCGCGCCGCCGCCTATGACGCCGGCCGTGACCGGCAGGCCAGCGTTCGCATCCTTTCCCCGGTCGATCTAGGCAAGCAGATCGGATCGGACGGCACGACATGGCTGGACCGGCGATTGGTCCATGGCGAAACGGCCGACCTTGCGCCGGCCGGCTTCGGCCAGCAGGTGCGTGAGGCGATGGACCAGCGGCGCGAGCATCACATCGAACAGGGCGATGCCACCCGAGCACGGAACGGCCGCATCTTCTACCGGCGCAGCCTTCTCGCCACCTTGCGCGAGCGGGAGGTTGCCCGCATTGGCGCGGAGATGGCCGAGGGCAAGGGGTTGCCGTTCCGTGCCGCCACGGACGGCGAGAACGTCAGCGGCAAGTTCACCGGGACCGTTCAGCTATCGAGCGGCAAGTTCGCCGTGGTGGAAAAGAGCCATGAGTTCACGCTTGTCCCGTGGCGGCCGGTGATCGACCGCCAGCTCGGCCGCGAGATCACTGGCGTCGTGCAGGGCGGATCGGTGTCGTGGCAGTTGGGGCGAAGGCATGACCTTGGCCTTTAG
- a CDS encoding TetR/AcrR family transcriptional regulator: protein MPRPKLHSDEFILDTALGILLQKGPSAFTLSDVAEAVGISRAALIQRFKDKATLHLKVMERNTQEVRDYFAGASPEKGLDPLWAMLKDLIAGMGDGAGTEGYLLLLWGDVQEPSLRALAAERN, encoded by the coding sequence ATGCCGAGACCGAAACTTCATAGCGATGAGTTCATTCTAGATACCGCGCTAGGCATCCTTCTTCAGAAAGGTCCATCGGCCTTCACCCTCTCCGATGTTGCGGAAGCGGTCGGCATCTCGCGGGCTGCACTGATCCAGCGGTTCAAAGACAAGGCGACGCTGCATCTAAAGGTCATGGAGCGCAACACGCAGGAGGTGCGCGACTATTTCGCGGGTGCGAGTCCCGAAAAGGGCCTCGATCCGCTGTGGGCGATGCTCAAGGACCTCATCGCCGGTATGGGTGACGGTGCCGGAACGGAAGGCTACCTTCTTCTATTGTGGGGAGACGTTCAGGAGCCGTCGCTTCGCGCCCTTGCGGCGGAGCGGAACTGA
- the rlmN gene encoding 23S rRNA (adenine(2503)-C(2))-methyltransferase RlmN, producing the protein MADEFDALNASSGPQIAYRDLFCPHMDLPRALRNWSEARGVQLRSLRKITHERGGRSQKVLFGLHDGYAVESVLIRRHDGHTACISSQVGCAFACQFCASGQAGLKRNLSAGEIVEQVVQLGPKVNRIVFMGIGEPLNNYEQVMKAIRILRDRRGMNFPTTGITLSTIGIPKALAQLREEHLAINLTISLHATTQEVRDRLIPGSRKHDIKEVIARASSWAERHNRIVTFVYLVLPGINDTLADAKRLAGLMNKRRARVNLMRWNPVDGIALDRTGDRSLGLFREVLDRAGVPVVVRDTQGRDISAACGQLWLRDLRGIPVEKRGATKKAA; encoded by the coding sequence ATGGCCGACGAGTTCGATGCGTTGAACGCGAGCAGCGGGCCGCAAATCGCTTATCGCGACCTGTTCTGCCCACACATGGACCTGCCGCGCGCCTTGCGGAACTGGTCAGAGGCTCGGGGCGTCCAGTTGCGGAGCCTTCGCAAAATCACGCATGAGCGCGGCGGTCGGTCGCAGAAGGTGCTTTTCGGCCTTCATGACGGTTATGCCGTTGAAAGCGTTCTGATCCGTCGTCACGACGGACACACCGCCTGTATTTCGTCACAGGTTGGATGTGCCTTCGCCTGCCAGTTCTGCGCTTCCGGCCAAGCCGGCCTCAAGCGCAACCTTTCGGCGGGCGAGATTGTCGAACAGGTCGTTCAACTCGGGCCGAAGGTCAACCGGATCGTGTTCATGGGCATCGGCGAGCCTTTGAACAACTACGAGCAGGTGATGAAGGCGATTCGTATCCTGCGCGACCGGCGAGGGATGAATTTTCCCACCACGGGAATCACGCTTTCGACCATCGGCATACCGAAGGCTCTAGCGCAATTGCGAGAAGAGCATCTGGCGATCAATCTGACTATATCGCTGCATGCGACGACGCAGGAAGTTCGCGACCGTCTCATCCCCGGATCGCGTAAGCACGACATCAAGGAAGTCATCGCGCGCGCTTCGTCATGGGCGGAACGGCACAACCGGATCGTCACCTTTGTCTATCTGGTCCTCCCCGGCATCAACGACACGCTTGCTGATGCGAAACGGCTTGCCGGTCTCATGAACAAGCGAAGGGCGCGTGTGAACCTTATGCGCTGGAATCCTGTCGATGGCATCGCGCTTGATCGAACCGGCGACCGCAGCCTCGGACTTTTCCGTGAAGTGCTGGATCGCGCCGGTGTGCCGGTCGTGGTGCGGGATACACAGGGGCGGGATATTTCGGCGGCATGCGGTCAGCTCTGGTTGCGCGATCTGCGCGGAATCCCGGTCGAAAAACGCGGAGCCACAAAAAAGGCCGCCTAG